In the Candidatus Nitrospira nitrosa genome, one interval contains:
- a CDS encoding carbon-nitrogen hydrolase family protein has product MRIARCQLPEVLGDIERATSLMRDYAFQAERQGADLVCFPECFLQGYDIRPEYIASVAVELSSPMFNDVLRSFVSILPVMVFGMIEKADGFAYNSALAIQGGKVIAHYRKRHLLDGEAKVFGRGNGFPVFDVCEKKVGINICHDLNVSKSIESAAASGVSVLVCPCNNMLPRVTAEEWKCRHNEIRARHAKAHGVWILSSDVTGERGQCISYGPTAVIDPTGAIIAQVPLQEVGMVVAEVGFV; this is encoded by the coding sequence ATGAGAATCGCTAGGTGCCAGCTGCCCGAAGTTCTTGGCGACATAGAGCGCGCCACGTCTCTGATGCGCGACTACGCATTCCAGGCTGAACGTCAAGGTGCGGATCTGGTTTGCTTCCCCGAGTGCTTTCTTCAGGGATACGACATTCGTCCGGAATACATCGCCAGTGTCGCCGTAGAGCTCAGCTCGCCAATGTTTAACGATGTGCTTAGATCGTTCGTCTCGATTCTGCCTGTCATGGTTTTCGGTATGATCGAAAAGGCAGACGGCTTTGCTTATAACTCGGCATTAGCCATACAAGGTGGCAAAGTAATTGCTCATTACAGAAAGAGGCATCTCCTTGACGGAGAGGCAAAGGTGTTTGGGCGCGGAAATGGTTTCCCGGTATTCGATGTCTGCGAGAAAAAGGTGGGCATCAACATCTGTCACGACCTAAATGTCTCCAAGTCGATCGAGTCTGCAGCGGCTTCTGGTGTCTCCGTGCTTGTATGTCCATGCAACAACATGCTGCCGCGTGTGACAGCGGAGGAATGGAAGTGTCGGCATAACGAGATCAGAGCGCGCCATGCCAAAGCCCATGGCGTGTGGATCCTCTCATCCGACGTAACCGGCGAACGAGGCCAGTGTATATCTTATGGCCCAACGGCCGTGATTGATCCGACGGGGGCCATCATCGCTCAGGTCCCGCTTCAAGAGGTAGGAATGGTCGTGGCGGAGGTCGGGTTTGTTTAA
- a CDS encoding TonB-dependent siderophore receptor codes for MEQRDLHTNKYVAPDKARRARWAYSCAQPVSLTLFIFTCITMAASTVLAQDSVTLEPPRATATFNIAAQPLGAALNSFAEVTGWQVSVPSELVSGMSVSGISGSHTPEEALQTLLAGTGLTYRVTGTRAVTLVPGAVAPAVAPPILAEEKKVFPESPGEPIGTVSQKPIKLPEVMVKETRERKDSAYTAQDTSTALRIPVPLHDTPRSIQTVTRQVIEDQRIIRLDEALLNVSGVSQFSSQGGQGGNFMIRGFASQFNVFKNGFRDDSFFSSRSQRDIINIESIEVVKSPPSYLYGRSDPGGMIHQITKAPLKDPYYAAEMILGNYDLYRPQIDIGGPLNESKTLTYRFNGMYENAGSYREGVRSERIFLAPTFGWELGPRTTFRFEAEYLYDNRPIDRGLVAIGGGVASIPINNFLGDPSRKLETNHGKATLTFLHDFNDMFRWRTAFRAAVARSRYNSMESWFLIGDENEGNLNLARFVIPTVTQSHYLQNELHGKFATGPLAHKTIVGVEVGREVASESAFSDFGGDTTTPGAFSFINIFNTRNRFFLDTPLSKFSNSKTVNNILGFYFGDHVSLLDNLHLHGGGRFDYFKQDLTNRPTDDTPDTTHTSQTELAFSPSIGLTYQPWKPIALFANYTESFAPQEPGLRSATGGTFAPERGKAVEGGVKFQSPDNRLRATLAAFHIKKRNVLTGDPLSGFVFSVPTGEQRSQGIEFDVAGRILPGWDIIANYAYTDARVTEDNVFLVGSRVPNSALHQGRVWSTYFVQDGPLKGLGVGLGMFAQGKRNGVFQCTDPANCQASFELPGYARMDAAVYYRKPEFFTRTNLLASINFTNLLDQRYFSGTQNFREIVYTGAPFTVIGSLKFEFM; via the coding sequence ATGGAACAACGAGATCTGCACACAAACAAATATGTAGCACCGGACAAGGCCCGCAGAGCACGGTGGGCTTACTCATGCGCGCAGCCTGTGAGCTTGACCCTCTTCATTTTTACCTGCATCACGATGGCAGCCAGTACGGTCCTTGCCCAGGACAGCGTGACCTTAGAGCCACCGCGTGCCACGGCTACCTTTAACATCGCAGCCCAGCCACTTGGGGCAGCGTTAAACTCCTTTGCGGAGGTGACGGGCTGGCAGGTTAGTGTGCCGTCGGAGCTTGTCTCCGGCATGAGTGTCTCCGGTATCAGCGGGTCACATACGCCGGAAGAGGCTCTACAGACGTTGTTAGCCGGCACAGGGCTGACCTACCGTGTGACGGGGACCAGAGCGGTCACGCTCGTGCCGGGCGCTGTTGCGCCGGCTGTCGCACCACCGATATTGGCGGAAGAGAAGAAGGTATTTCCAGAGTCCCCAGGGGAGCCGATTGGGACGGTTTCACAAAAACCAATCAAGCTCCCTGAAGTCATGGTGAAAGAGACACGAGAGCGAAAGGACTCTGCGTATACTGCTCAAGACACTTCCACTGCACTGAGAATCCCCGTTCCACTTCACGACACTCCTCGATCCATCCAGACCGTCACGAGGCAAGTGATCGAAGATCAACGAATCATTCGCCTTGATGAGGCGTTGCTCAACGTGAGCGGTGTGTCGCAATTCAGTAGTCAGGGTGGTCAGGGTGGTAACTTCATGATTCGTGGATTTGCATCGCAATTCAATGTCTTTAAGAATGGATTTCGCGACGACAGTTTCTTCAGCTCGCGCTCACAGCGGGACATCATCAACATCGAATCGATAGAAGTGGTGAAGAGCCCGCCGTCGTATTTGTATGGCCGATCGGATCCGGGCGGCATGATTCATCAAATCACCAAGGCGCCGTTAAAGGATCCCTACTATGCAGCCGAAATGATCCTCGGCAATTACGATCTCTACCGTCCACAAATAGACATCGGCGGGCCGCTGAATGAGAGCAAGACTTTAACGTATCGATTCAATGGCATGTACGAAAACGCCGGCAGTTATCGAGAAGGTGTACGCTCGGAACGGATCTTTCTCGCGCCGACTTTTGGTTGGGAACTAGGACCGCGGACGACATTTCGCTTTGAGGCCGAGTATCTCTATGACAATAGACCGATCGATCGTGGGCTGGTGGCAATCGGCGGCGGCGTGGCATCGATTCCCATTAATAATTTCCTGGGCGATCCTAGCCGGAAACTCGAGACGAATCATGGAAAGGCCACGCTGACATTCCTGCACGACTTCAATGATATGTTCAGATGGCGCACGGCGTTTAGAGCGGCCGTGGCTCGTAGCCGATACAATAGTATGGAATCCTGGTTTCTGATCGGAGACGAAAACGAAGGTAATCTGAACCTGGCGCGCTTCGTAATTCCCACAGTGACCCAAAGCCACTACTTGCAAAATGAATTGCACGGGAAATTCGCGACCGGCCCACTGGCACATAAGACGATTGTCGGGGTCGAAGTGGGGCGAGAAGTCGCATCCGAGTCGGCGTTCAGTGATTTCGGCGGTGACACGACAACGCCAGGAGCCTTTAGTTTCATCAATATCTTCAACACTAGGAACCGGTTTTTCCTCGATACGCCTCTCTCGAAATTCAGCAATAGCAAGACGGTCAATAACATCTTGGGATTCTACTTTGGGGATCACGTGAGCCTCCTGGACAATCTCCACTTGCACGGAGGCGGTCGGTTCGATTACTTCAAACAGGATCTCACGAATCGCCCGACCGATGACACGCCGGATACGACCCATACAAGTCAAACTGAACTGGCCTTTAGTCCGTCGATTGGGTTGACCTATCAACCATGGAAGCCGATCGCGCTCTTTGCCAACTATACAGAGTCGTTTGCCCCTCAAGAGCCAGGGCTCAGAAGCGCCACTGGAGGGACATTCGCGCCGGAGCGCGGAAAGGCCGTTGAGGGAGGTGTGAAGTTTCAGAGCCCGGACAATCGGTTGCGGGCGACCCTTGCAGCCTTCCATATCAAGAAGCGAAATGTCTTAACCGGCGATCCACTCAGCGGATTCGTGTTCTCTGTCCCGACCGGTGAGCAACGCAGCCAGGGAATCGAGTTCGACGTGGCGGGAAGAATTCTGCCCGGCTGGGACATCATCGCGAACTATGCCTATACCGACGCGCGAGTCACCGAGGACAACGTATTCCTTGTTGGAAGCCGGGTTCCCAACTCAGCGCTCCACCAAGGGAGAGTCTGGAGTACCTATTTCGTGCAGGATGGCCCATTGAAAGGGCTTGGTGTAGGTCTCGGGATGTTTGCACAGGGCAAGCGAAACGGCGTGTTCCAATGTACGGATCCCGCCAATTGCCAGGCTTCGTTTGAGCTCCCTGGATACGCACGTATGGATGCCGCTGTGTACTATAGAAAGCCGGAGTTTTTCACGCGCACGAATCTTCTCGCCTCCATTAATTTTACCAATCTGTTAGACCAGCGCTACTTTAGCGGTACACAGAATTTCAGGGAGATTGTTTATACCGGGGCACCATTTACGGTGATCGGATCCCTGAAGTTCGAGTTTATGTAA
- a CDS encoding FecR family protein, whose translation MQRTDDSDDMVLSEEEARLRKEAVAWVIRLRNSGLSQEDRQAFETWQAQSPKHALIYRTVSRVWDSPELTAAAAVMAGASPSRLASKPAFSLRWPVLTAACLVFVVLLAEHFDISIRWQADYHTGPGERRTVELPDRSIATLNAQTAIAFSYDATVRRIRLLKGEVFLNVQHDAQRPFLVESAGTTVRAVGTAFVVRTDPGGDRIIVLEGTVEVESKAKTGSPVAVTAGSQIQVEPHHLGRPQAIDVTTASSWLRGRLVVQNVPFLQVLEELQRYHGGRILLLNRQVGDIKVTGTYNVDDPVGALALLLQTVPLSTISLADRLVIVF comes from the coding sequence ATGCAGCGTACGGATGATTCAGACGACATGGTGCTCTCTGAAGAGGAAGCCCGGCTCAGGAAAGAGGCTGTAGCCTGGGTGATTCGTTTGCGGAACAGTGGCCTCTCACAAGAGGACCGTCAAGCCTTTGAGACCTGGCAGGCGCAGAGTCCTAAGCATGCCCTCATCTATCGCACGGTTTCTAGAGTATGGGACAGTCCGGAGCTGACTGCCGCTGCCGCTGTCATGGCGGGGGCAAGTCCGTCCAGGCTTGCATCCAAGCCGGCGTTTTCTCTGCGATGGCCCGTCCTGACAGCTGCGTGCCTTGTCTTCGTGGTGCTCCTCGCGGAACATTTTGATATTTCCATCCGCTGGCAGGCCGACTATCACACGGGGCCCGGAGAGCGGCGCACCGTTGAGTTGCCCGATCGGTCGATTGCCACACTGAATGCCCAGACAGCCATCGCGTTCTCGTATGATGCAACGGTTCGCCGAATCCGTTTGCTCAAGGGCGAAGTGTTTCTCAATGTCCAGCACGATGCGCAGCGTCCGTTTCTCGTCGAGAGCGCGGGCACCACGGTTCGAGCAGTCGGAACAGCATTTGTCGTACGAACCGACCCAGGTGGGGATCGCATTATAGTCCTCGAAGGTACTGTCGAAGTTGAATCCAAAGCGAAGACAGGCTCTCCAGTAGCTGTGACTGCCGGATCGCAGATTCAGGTGGAGCCACATCATCTCGGCCGACCGCAGGCCATCGATGTCACGACTGCTTCCTCATGGTTGCGGGGTCGGCTGGTGGTTCAGAACGTTCCATTTCTCCAGGTGCTCGAGGAACTGCAGCGGTATCATGGCGGCAGAATCCTACTTCTGAATCGACAGGTCGGTGATATCAAGGTGACCGGCACCTATAATGTCGATGATCCCGTTGGTGCGCTTGCGTTGCTCCTCCAGACAGTTCCTCTCTCAACGATCAGCCTGGCTGATCGTCTCGTCATTGTGTTTTGA
- a CDS encoding RNA polymerase sigma factor → MTTHSTHLAEAQLMASRDISNVGSALRLTYGQIASLFQQYREELTRRLVGMVKSHETAADLVQDTYVRLLRLGDAQVVEQPRALLHRIAANLAIDHLRREKNSVQAFDDMDAATAVPSQAPSPERELLAKQRLRLCLQAIEQLPPRSREAFVLCRVCGYSYQEIAVRMGISESGVEKLLMRALDQTCEALEAIDRHQ, encoded by the coding sequence CAATGTTGGGTCTGCACTGCGTCTCACGTATGGGCAGATCGCTTCGCTGTTTCAACAGTATCGTGAGGAACTGACGCGTCGGCTTGTCGGGATGGTGAAGTCGCACGAAACGGCTGCCGACCTTGTACAGGATACCTATGTGCGGTTGCTTCGTCTCGGCGACGCGCAGGTGGTTGAGCAGCCGCGTGCGTTGCTCCATCGGATTGCCGCGAATTTGGCGATTGACCATCTGCGGAGAGAAAAAAATAGCGTCCAAGCCTTTGATGACATGGATGCCGCAACGGCGGTCCCCAGTCAGGCGCCGTCGCCGGAACGGGAGTTGCTCGCTAAGCAGCGGCTTCGTTTGTGCCTCCAGGCGATCGAACAGCTTCCTCCCCGAAGCCGTGAAGCCTTCGTGCTGTGCCGCGTGTGTGGGTACTCCTATCAGGAAATTGCCGTACGGATGGGTATTTCGGAGAGCGGGGTGGAGAAGTTACTGATGCGAGCGCTGGATCAAACTTGTGAGGCCCTGGAGGCTATCGACCGCCATCAGTGA